The Sphingobium sp. JS3065 genomic sequence GGAACAGCCGCTGCGTCGCGAACAGCGGCATGACCGCCAGCCGCAGGCGCAACTGGTTGCCGCCGCTCTGGATATTCTCCAGCGCCTGGCTCAGCGAATCCAGCGCGGGTGCGATGTCGTCCAGCAATCGCTGGCCGTCGGCATTGATTTCCAGCGCCTGGTGCTTGCGGTCGAACAGGGGGCGGCCGATGAACCGCTCCAGCGCCTGCACCCGGCGGCTGAGCGCCGGAGTCGAGAGCGCAAGCTCCTCCGCCGCCGCCTTGACCGATCCAAGGCGGGCGACCTGCACAAAGGCCTCCAGGGCCGTAAGGGGCGGCAATCTACGCATAAACCGTCATGTTCATTTGGCCGATCCGTTGCGACGCATCATTGCTTCTTCTCAAACGGCGCCCAAACCGGCTCTCAAGCATCCTTGCTCCACTGAGCAGGAAAAAGGGGTAGTTGGCAAGATGCAAAAATTGCAACTCCTCGATTCTTTTCGCACTTGCGAAAATACATGCCGCACTGCACATGGAAAAGGCCTTTCAGGCATCCTCTCCTATAAACTTTCCGGGCTGGCCTTCGGGCCGGCCCTTTTTTTATTCGGTCCGGGGCTCCCCATGGCCCCTTCCGTTCGGTCGCGACGTTCCCTATCTCGTTACGCAGCGACAGGAACGGGGAAGCCGACGTGGCCGAAGAGGAAATCGCAGGACGCAGGATACAGGTGGCCAACGCCCGGCCGGAAGATGCGGGGCGCGGCCTCGCTCGCCTTCCATTGGCGGTGATGGCGGAACTCCATCTGGCCGAAGGCGACGTGATCGAGATAGTGGGCAAGCGCTCCACCCCTGCCCGGGTGGTGCGGCCCTATAAGGAGGATGAGGGGCTGGACGTCCTGCGCCTCGACGGGCTTCAGCGGGCCAATGCCGGGGTGGGATCGGGCGACTTCGTCGTGATCGGCAAGGTCGAGCCGCGCCCCGCCCAGCGTGTCGTCTTCGCACCTGCACAAAATAATTTGCGGTTGCAGGGCAATCCCGAAGCGCTGAAGCGTGTTTTCTTCCAGCGCCCGCTCGCCGCCGGCGACGTCGTCGCCACGGCGGGACAGCAGCAGGTGCCGCCCGGCGACATGCCGCCCCAATTGCGGCAGATGCTGGCCGCCCCAGCCTATGCCCTGCAGGAAATCCGGCTGGTGGTGGTGTCCACCGTGCCCAAGGGCGTCGTCCATATCGACGCCGAAACCGAAGTCGAACTGCGCGCCGAATATGAGGAGCCGCGCGAATCCCGCCGCGCCGACGTCACCTATGACGATGTCGGCGGCATGGCCGATGCCATCGACCAGTTGCGCGAGATGGTGGAGCTGCCGCTGCGCTATCCCGAACTGTTCGAACGGCTGGGCGTCGATCCGCCCAAGGGCGTGCTGCTCCATGGCCCGCCGGGCACCGGCAAGACGCGGCTGGCCCGCGCCGTCGCCAATGAATCGGAAGCCGAATTCTTCCTGATCAACGGGCCGGAGATCATGGGTTCGGCCTATGGCGAGTCGGAAAAGCAGCTTCGCGAGATTTTCGAGGCCGCCGCCAAGTCCGTCCCGTCGATCCTCTTCATCGATGAGATCGATTCGATCGCGCCCAAGCGCGGCAGCGTGACCGGCGAGACGGAAAAGCGCCTGGTCGCGCAATTGCTGACGCTGATGGACGGGCTGGAGCCGCGCACCAACCTGGTCGTCATCGCCGCGACCAACCGGCCGGAAGCGATAGACGAGGCGCTGCGCCGTCCCGGCCGGTTTGACCGCGAGATCATCGTCGGCGTCCCGGACGAGCGCGGGCGGCGGGAAATTCTGGGCATCCACACCCGCGGCATGCCGCTGGGCGACAAGGTCGACCTCAGCGAACTCGCCCGCATGACCTATGGCTTCGTCGGCGCGGATCTGGCCGCGCTGACCCGCGAGGCGGCGATCGAGACGGTCCGCCGGTTCATGCCGCGCCTCAATCTGGAGGAAGGGACGATCCCGCCCGACGTGCTGGAGGAACTCTCCGTCACGCGGGAGGATTTCATGGCCGCGATCAAGCGCGTCCAACCCTCCGCCATGCGGGAGGTGATGGTGCAGGCGCCGAACATCGGCTGGGCCGACATCGGCGGGCTGGACGATGCCCAGATGCGCCTCAAGGAAGGGGTGGAACTGCCGCTCAAGGATCCGGACGCCTTCCGCCGCATCGGCATCCGCCCGGCCAAGGGCTTCCTGCTCTACGGCCCGCCCGGCACCGGCAAGACGCTGCTGGCGAAGGCCGTGGCGCGGGAGGCGCAGGCCAATTTCATCGCCACCAAATCCTCCGACCTGCTCAGCAAATGGTATGGGGAAAGCGAACAGCAGATCGCCCGCCTCTTCGCCCGCGCCAGGCAGGTCGCGCCGACGGTCATCTTCATCGACGAACTGGACAGTCTCGTCCCCGCTCGCGGCGGCGGCCTGGGCGAACCGCAGGTGACGGAGCGGGTGGTGAACACCATCCTGGCCGAGATGGACGGGCTGGAGGAACTGCAATCGGTTGTGGTCATAGGCGCCACCAACCGGCCGACGCTGATTGATCCGGCGCTGCTGCGACCGGGGCGGTTCGATGAGTTGATCTATGTCCCCGTGCCGGACCAGGCCGGGCGCAAGCGCATATTGTCCATCCATACGGGCAAGATGCCGCTGGCCGACGACGTCGATCTGGACATGCTGGCCGAGCGCACCGAACGCTTCACCGGCGCCGATCTGGAGGATCTGGTCCGCCGGGCGGGGCTGGTCGCGCTGCGCCAGTCGCTCTCGGTCGACAAGGTGACGCAGGCCCATTTCGAAGCGGCGCTGGAGGATACCCGCGCCTCCGTCACGCCGGAAATGGAGCGCGAATATGAGCAGATCCAGGCGACGCTCAAGCAGAGTGTGATGCAGGTCGATCCCATCGGCTTCGTCGCGCCCGGCATGCTGCGGGGGCGCGGCAAGGAATGACCTGACGGCTCCCCCACCACACCATGTTCCTGCCTTCGCGGGAACATATGGTGCTTAACTCCTATGGATTTCACCCCTCCACCGCGAAGGCGCTTGCATGCCCGTGCGATTTTTGCGAGTCGACGGGCAAGGCAGACAGGCGAGAATGAATGGCCTCCATTCCTTTGAAGAAGAAAAACCGGGTCCAGCCCGGAAAACGATCCTCCACCTTCCTGGGTCAATGGAGCATGTTCCTCCGGCAGTTCATCAAGCATCCGGGCATGATCGGGTCGGTCATTCCTTCCTCCCAAATGCTGGTCGACAGCATGCTGGAGGGCGTGGACTGGCAGCGGACCCGGCTGTTCGTGGAATATGGACCGGGCGTCGGTACGTTCACGCGGCCCATCCTCGACAGGCTGCACCCGGACGCGACCCTGCTCGCCATCGACCTCAACCTCGATTTCGTCGCCTATCTGGAGGCGGAGATCGACGATCCCCGGCTGCGCATCGTCCATGGCTCCGCCGCCGATGTCCGCCGCTTCATCAAGGAATCCGGTTATGCCCAGGCGGATCATGTCCTGTCCGGCATTCCCTTCTCGACCCTGCCCGACGGCGTGGGGGAGGCGATCTGCGCCGAAACCCAGTCGGTTCTGAAGGATGGCGGGGCTTTCCTGGTCTATCAATATTCCGGCTATATGCGCCGCCTTCTCTCTCCCCTGTTCGAGGAGATTCGGGAACGGGTCGAATGGCGCAACATCCCGCCCTGCCGGATGTTCGTCGCGATGAAGCGGCAAATCCTGGCCCAAGCGGCGTGATCGTTTCGCCTTGCCATTGAATTCGCTGCATTTTGAGCGGATTTTTCGGCTTTTCCATAGGCCTATACCCAATTCAGGGTATGCGTTGGCCTGACCGGATCGTTAGGCGTGCCGAACAGGCAGTTCCCTCTGCCTGCCGGCAGCCGGGCCATATTGCGACCCATGGCCCGGTTGTCGGCTTCGGTCCCGCCGCATCGGCAACGACGGTTTCGCTTTGGCGCGCTTCATGATAAGCCCCGGCGCGAAACACGGCGAGATAGTTGATGAACGACCTGACCCAGACCCCCGAAATGCTGATCGCGACCATGGGCGCGCGCGCGCGCGCAGCGGCGGCGCAGCTTTCCACCGCCAGCGACGCGCAGAAGATCGACGCGCTGCGCCGCGCCGCGCAGGCGCTGCGGGATCAGGTGCCGCAGATCATCGCCGCCAATGCCCGCGACATGGAAAATGCCGCCGCCAATGGCCTTTCGCCCGCGCTGCTCGACCGGCTGAAACTGGATGAGGACCGCGTTCTCGCGACGGCGGCGGGCGTGGATCAGGTGGCGACCCTCGACAATCCGCTGGGCAGTGTGATCGACAGGCTGGTCCGCCCCAACGGCATGGAGTTGAGCCGCGTCCGCGTGCCGCTGGGCGTGATCGGCATCATCTATGAAAGCCGCCCCAATGTGACCGCCGACGCGGCCGCGCTCTGCCTGCGGGCGGGCAACGCCGTGATCCTGCGCGGCGGCAGCGAGGCGAAGGAAAGCAACCGCGCCATCCACGCCGCCATGGTTGAGGGGATTGCCGCCGCCGGCCTGCCCGCCGACGCGGTGCAGCTTGTCCCCACCACCGACCGCGCCGCCGTGGGCGCGCTGCTGAAAGCGGCGGAGTTCATCGACCTGATCGTCCCCCGCGGCGGCAAGAGCCTGGTCGCCCGCGTGCAGGAAGAGGCGCGGGTGCCCGTGCTCGCGCATCTGGACGGCATCAACCATAGCTATGTCGACGGCGCCGCCGACCCCGATATGGCGCAAAAGCTGGTGGTGAACGCCAAGATGCGCCGCACCGGCATTTGCGGCGCGACCGAAACGGTGCTGATCGACAAGGCCTATCCCCAGGCGCTCGCCATCGTGAAGGCGCTGCTCGAGGCCAAATGCGAAGTGCGCGGCGACGAAGCCGTGCAGGCGCTGGACAGCCGCGTGGTCGCCGCGTCGGACGAGGATTGGGATACGGAATATCTCGACGCCATCGTCTCGGTCCGGATCGTGGACGGGCTGGACGAGGCGCTCGCCCATATCGCCGCCCATGCCAGCCACCATACCGACGCCATCATCACCGAGGACGCCGAGAAGGCCGAGCGTTTCCTGAACGCGGTCGACAGCGCGATCGTGATGTGGAACGCCTCCACCCAGTTCGCGGACGGCGGCGAGTTCGGGCTGGGCGCGGAGATCGGCATCTCGACCGGCCGCCTTCATGCGCGGGGACCGGTGGCTCTGGAAGGCCTCACCACCTATAAATGGCTGGTGCGCGGAACGGGCCAGGCGCGGCCTTAACCGGACTACCCCCTCCCCGTTTGCCCTGAGCTTGTTGAAGGGCAAGGCTGAGCGAAGTCGAAGCCTTCGCTGCGCTCAGGCAAGGGCTTCGGCTTCGCTCAGCCCGAACGGGGAGCCTTCACCGCCCCATCGATCGCCTTCAGCGTCTCCAGCATCGGCCCGACCCACTCCACCGGCAGCATCACCGGCCCATCGGACGGCGCACGGTCAGGATCGTCATGCGCCTCCGCAAAGACCGCCGCTACCCCCGCCGCCACGGCACTGCGCGCCAGCACCGGCGCAAATTCCCGCTGCCCGCCCGAGGCTGAACCCAGCCCGCCCGGCTGCTGCACCGAATGGGTGGCGTCGAACACCACCGGATAGCCCGTCTGCGCCATCACCGGCAGCGATCGCATGTCGCTGACCAGCGTGTTGTAGCCGAAGCTGGCCCCGCGCTCGGTCAGCAATATCCGCTCATTGCCGGTCGAAGCGACCTTCTGAGCCACAGCCGCCATGTCCCAGGGGGCCAGGAACTGCCCCTTCTTCACATTGACGACCGCGCCCGTGCGCCCCGCCGCCAGCAGCAGATCGGTCTGACGGCACAAAAAGGCCGGAATCTGGAGAATATCCACAACCTCTGCCGCTGCCCCGACCTGTCCGGCCTCATGCACGTCGGTCAGCACCGGGCAGCCGAAATTCGCCTTCACCTCGGCCAGGATCGCCAGCCCCGCGTCGATGCCCACGCCCCGCTGCCCCGCCACCGAAGTCCGGTTCGCCTTGTCGAAGGAGGATTTGAAGACGAACGGCACCCCCGCCTTCGCCGCCACGCCCGACAGCCTTTCCGCCATCATCATCGCATGATCGCGGCTTTCGATCTGGCAGGGGCCGGAAATCAGGACGAAGGGCAGGTCGTTGCCGACCGTCACCGGTCCGATGGAAACATGTCTTGTCATGCCGCTCACTTCGGCGCTTTCACGAAATGGCGCAAGAGCTGCCCCCGCCACAACCCTTTGCCGGGGTGATAATTCCAGCAGAACCAGCCGAAGACCAGACAGGCCAGCAGCGACGGCAGCGCCATCGGATCGCCTTCCCCCTTCATATGCCGGTAAAAGGCGAAGTCCGCCCGCCACCGGTCCCGCTCGCTGCCGCCGCCGTTGATGCCATAGGCATTGTCATGGCGCCGACAGCCGATGTTTCGGTTGTATTTGCGGTGGTCTATGAAATAGCAGTAGTCGCGTTCGGGTGTCGTCATGGCCCGATGTGGAACAGGGGCCATGGAAAAGTTCAAGCGTAAACTCTTCTACCTTGGCGGTTTCGATCCGCGCGGGGTGCGTTTCTACCACCAGATGTATCGCGAGCAGGCGGAAACTTACACCCGTCTGTCGGGCGAACGGGTGGAGGTCAGCGCCCGCCGCTCCGGCCCGGCCTCCTCCGCCCGCTGGACCGTCACCAACCACAGCGCCGGGGTCGAGACCGACTATGAATTCCTCCGCTGGGAGGATCTGGTCGGCAAGGTCTGGATTCGCAATCCGCTGCTGCTGGCGTGGCGCTCCATCGCCACCTACAGCGCCCATGCCCGCCACATGCAGTTCCTGCGCATGCGGAAATTGCGTCCGGGACCGGTCGTCACCATCCTCTACCCGCCGCTGCTGGCCGTGCTGGTCCCGCTCGCCCTCGCGCTGGTTCCCGCCCTGCTGCTGACGTTGCTGTTGCCCTTCTGGGCCGCCGCGCTCATCGGCATCGGCATCAGCGCGGCGCTGTCGGGCCGCCTGCTCAACAAGCTGATCGTGCCCTGGCTGCTGCGCTTCATGTATTACAACCACTCGGTCGCCGCCGAAGGCCCCGGCGCGGAGATGGAAGCCCGCCTCGACCAGTTCGCCGCGCGCATCGTGGAGGAAATGGACGGCCCTTATGACGAGGTCGTCTTCGCCTCCCACAGCAACGGCACCATCTATGCGATGAGCGTCCTGCGCCGCATCCTGGAACTGCGCGGGGACAGGCCGCTGCCCGACAATTTCACGGTCCTCACCCTGGGGCAGGTCGTGCCCGTCATCGCGCTGCGCAAGGACGCGCGCTGGTATCATGCCGACCTGAAGGCGCTGGACGACAAGCATTTCCGCCTGGTCGACTTCTCCGCCCCGCCGGACGGCGCGGCCTATTATGACGTGCACCCGATCCGCCTCGTCTCGGACCGATGCGCCGCCCGCGTGGACCTGCTTTCGCCGCGCTTCCACCTCTTCTACGACCCGGAAAATTACCATAGCGGCTGGTCGAACAAATATGAGGCGCATTTCGACTATCTGCGCGTGGGCGACCGTCTCTCGCCGGTCGATTACGTTAGCCTGACCGCTGGCCGCCGCACCATCGACGAAGCGATAGCGCAGTTCAGGACGCTCCAGTGACCGACCTCTTCACCCCTCCCTATCCCGAACCGCCCCGCACCAAGCGCGGCCTGATGAAGCGCTTCCTGCGCGGCTGGCATAGCTGGATCCACGTGCTGTTCGAAAAAAGCTACACGATGAAGCTGGGCGAAATCCGCATGCCCGGCCAGACCATGTACATCGCCAATGAACTGCCGCTGGTGGACCGGATCCTGCGCGGCGGCACGGCCTACCCGAAGCATCGCGAACTGGTGCGCAACCTCTCCCCGCTGATCGGCAATTCGGTCTTCTCCGCCAATGGCGAGGATTGGGAAAGCCAGCGCGCCATGGTGAACCCGGCCTTCGCGCACACGGCGCTCCATCGCTCCATGCCGCTGATGGTCGCGGCCGCCGACGATCTGCTCGCCCGCCTGGACGCGGCGGACAAAGCCAGACCGGTCGACATCGACCCGATGATGACCCATGTCGCCGCCGACATCATCTTCCGCACGCTCTTTTCCGAAGCGCTGGACGAGCGGCGCTCCAACATCATCCACACCGCCTTCGGGCGTTTCCAGCGCCTCGCCCACAGCGCCTCGATGCTGCGCCTCTACGGCTTCCCGGCGCGCTGGTTCGAGCAGCGGTCGCTCAAACCCGCCGGGGCGATCCACGACGTCTTCCGCCCAATCGTCGAAGCCCGCTACGAAGCTTTCCATCGACGCGGCGAAGCGCCCCATCGCGACATCCTCCAGTCGCTGATCGAGGCGAAACATCCGGAGAGCGGCGAACCCTTCACCCTGCAACAGGTGATGGATCAGGTTTCGACGGTGTTCCTCGCCGGGCATGAAACTTCGGCCAGCACCATGACCTGGGCGCTCTACATGCTGGCGGAATGCGCCCATATCCAGACCGCCGCCCGCGCCGAGGTGGCGCAATTCGCAGGAAACGCCCCGCTCACGGCCCCAATGCTCAAGGATATGAGCGCCATCCGCAACATCTTCCGCGAAACGCTGCGCCTCTATCCGCCGGTCGCCTTCTTCCCCCGCGAAGTCACCTGCCCGATGCCGATGCGCGACAAGCAGTTGGAGGAAGGCGCGATGCTGGTGGTCGCCCCCTGGCTCACCCAGCGGAACAAGGATAATTGGGCCTGCCCCCACAGCTTCGACCCCGCCCGCTTCGAAGACCCCGCCAATGCGGAAATGGTGAAGCAGGCCTGGTTCCCCTTCGGCCGCGGTCCCCGCGTCTGCGTGGGTGCAGGCTTCGCCCAGCAGGAGGTGATGACCGTGATCGCAAGCGTGGTGCGCCGCTATCGCCTGTCGGTGCCGGAAGGGTTCAAGCCGGAACCGATCAGCCGCCTGACGATCCGGCCAAGGACGGGAATGAAACTGATGTTCGAGGCGGTGGGGTGAAGGGGCGGAAGGCAGACATTCAATTTCCGTTCGCCCTGAGCCTGTCGAAGGGTCTTGCTGAGCGAAGGCGAAGCAAAAGGAGCCTCGCTTCGCTCGGCTAAGGGCTTCGACTTGCCGGAGGCAAGTTTATCCTGAGCGCCTGCCCTGGCAGGCAGACGAAGGGCTCAGCCCGAACGGGTTTCTAATTTCCGCTCATGGCCATTTGCGGCCGCTCACCCCTTGATCCGCCCCACCATGGCCTGCCCCGCCACCCGCTGCCGCAGATAGCGCCGCTTCAGCACCACGCTCGTCACCAGCAGCGGCACGCCCACGATGATGCACGCCGCCCCCAGCATCGGCGGCCAAAGCCCGAACAGGCTGTGCACATTCAGCGCGGAAGGCGTCAGCACCAGCAGGAATCCCGCCGTCAACAGCCACAACCCCCAACGGCGCGGCCTCACCGCCACCATGCGCATCTCATGCCGGTGCGCCTTGCGCCCTTCCTTCGTGGACAGATCGGGATGCCTCATCGCGGGCAACTAAAGCGGAAAAGCCCCTTGGCTGTCCAGCGCCACAACAGGGCTTCCGTTGGCGTCCCGTATCGGCTACACGCAAGCCATCCCCGGGGGACCGTCCACAGACGGTTGAGAGGCGGCTGACGTGGCCGCGACCCGCTGAACCTGATCCGGATAAGACCGGCGTAGGGAGGGAACGGCTTGTTCGCAAAAGCAGCCCGCGCCCGCCCTTCGCCCCAGAGCGCAAGAGGAGGACGGCACGCCCATGGACACCATTTCCGTTCTGACCCTGCGCCTGGCCGAAGCCATCGGCCTCTACATGATCGTGGTCGGCATAGGCGGCCTCACCGCGCCCCAACGCTGGCGGCAGATGATGGACGATCTGGAACGCTCGCCCGGCCTCGTCATGGCGCTGGGTTTTACGGTCTTCGCGGTCGGGGCGGCGCTGGTGCTGATCCACAGCATCTGGCGCGACCCGCTGTCCATCATCGTCAGCCTGATCGGATATGTGGCGCTGATCGAAGGCGCGCTGCTGCTCGCCGTTCCCGGTCCACTCATCAGGATCGGCGCCAAGTCCCTCAACTTCACCCGCGCCTGGGCGATCGTCAGCATCGTCCTCGGCATCCTCCTCTTCCTCGCCGGCCTGACTGGCCGCGCCACCGTCATCGCCTGAAAGGAAAATCCATGGCCGACGTCCCCGCCCGCACCGAAATGCGCGTCACCACCGGGCCTATTCGCGGCTCGCGCAAAATCCATGTCGGCCCCTTGAAGGTCGCCATGCGAGAGATCGACCTGGAACCCGGCAGCGGCGAGCAGCCCGTTCGCGTCTATGACACGTCCGGCCCCTATACCGATCCCAACGCCCGCATCGACATCATGGCCGGGCTTCCCGCGCTGCGCCGGGACTGGATCGTCGGTCGCGGCGATGTCGAGGAATATGACGCCCGCGCCATCCAGCCGGAGGATAACGGCCTGAAAGGCCCCGACCGCAGCGGCGGCGTCCAGCCCTTTCCCAACACCATCAAGCGGCCCCTGCGCGCCAGGGCCGGGGCCAATGTCAGCCAGATGCACTATGCCCGCCGCGGCATCATCACGCCGGAGATGGAATATGTGGCCGAACGCGAGAATCTCGGCCGCGCCCGGCTGGCCGAATATGTGCGCGACGGCCATGACTGGGGCGCGGAAATCCCCGACTATGTGACGCCGGAATTCGTCCGTGACGAGGTCGCCCGTGGTCGCGCCATCATCCCCAACAACATCAACCACCCCGAATCCGAACCGATGGCCATCGGCCGCAACTTCCTGGTGAAGATCAACGCCAATATCGGCAACAGCGCCGTCGCCTCCGACGTGGCGAGCGAAGTCGACAAGCTGGTCTGGTCGATCCGCTGGGGCGCGGACACGGTGATGGACCTGTCGACCGGCCGCAACATCCACGACACCCGCGAATGGATCATGCGCAACTCGCCGGTCCCGATCGGCACCGTGCCCATCTACCAGGCGCTGGAGAAGGTCGGCGGCATTGCCGAGGAACTGACCTGGGAAATCTTCCGCGACACGCTGATCGAACAGGCCGAGCAGGGCGTCGACTATTTCACCATCCATGCGGGCGTGCGGCTGCCCTATATCCCGATGACGGCGAAGCGGGTCACCGGCATCGTCAGCCGGGGTGGATCGATCATGGCGAAATGGTGCCTCGCCCATCACAAGGAATCGTTCCTTTACGAACATTTCGATGAGATCACGGAAATCATGAAGGCCTATGACATCGCCTATTCGCTGGGCGACGGCCTGCGCCCCGGATCGATCGCGGACGCCAATGACGAGGCGCAGTTCGCCGAACTCTACACGCTGGGCGAACTGACCAAGCGCGCCTGGGAACAGGATGTGCAGGTGATGATCGAAGGCCCCGGCCATGTGCCGATGCACAAGATCAAGCAGAATATGGACAAGCAGCTTGAGGCCTGCGGAGAGGCGCCCTTCTACACGCTGGGGCCGCTCACCACCGACATCGCGCCGGGTTACGACCATATCACCAGCGGCATCGGCGCGGCGATGATCGGCTGGTACGGCACGGCGATGCTCTGCTACGTCACGCCCAAGGAGCATCTGGGCCTGCCCGACCGCGACGACGTGAAGGTGGGCGTGGTGACCTACAAGCTCGCCGCCCACGCCGCCGACCTGGCCAAGGGGCACCCCGCCGCCAAGGTCCGCGACGACGCGCTCAGCCGCGCAAGGTTCGAATTCCGCTGGCGCGACCAGTTCAACCTGTCGCTCGACCCCGACACGGCGGAGAAATATCACGACCAGACCCTCCCGGCGGAGGGCGCCAAGAGCGCGCATTTCTGTTCCATGTGCGGGCCGAAATTCTGCTCGATGAAGATCACGCAGGAGGTGCGCGATTTCGCGGCGAAACAGAACCAGCCCGCCAATAGCTTCATCGCGGCGGAAGATGCCGAAAAGGGCATGGCGGAGATGAGCGAAATCTTCCGGCAGACCGGCAGCGAGCTTTATATGGGCGCCGGCGACCGGGAGCATGATTGAAAAGCTGGCTGACTTCCGGGGGTGATCTTGCTCGGCGATTGCCGGGCAGGTCACCTCCACCTGCAGCGGATGTTGGATGACGCCCGGCCCATCCAACCCCTCTCGCCCGAACGGAGGGGGCTATTCCCGCAACCGTTCCAATATCGCCTCCGCGGCCCGCGTCACATCGGCCCAGGTAACATCGAACCCGGCGTCATCGCCGAAATAGGGATCGGTCACGCCGCTCCCCTCGCGCCCCGGCACCATGTCCATCAGCAGACGCAGTTCCGCCGTCCCATCCGACGGGCGCACCCGGCGCAAATTCCCCAAATTTTCCGCATCCAGCGCGAAGACATGCGTAAAGCGCCGGAAATCCGCCGCCGTCACCTGCCGCCCGCGATAGCCCGAAATGTCGATCCCGTGCCGCAGCGCCACCGCCTGCGCGCGCCGGTCCGGCGGCGATCCGACATGCCAATCCCCGGTCCCGGCCGAATCCACGACGATCTCCAGCCCCACCCGCTCCGCCTCCGCCCGCAGCGCCGCTTCCGCCAGCGGCGACCGGCAGATATTTCCCAGGCACACGAACAGGACCGAAGCGCTCATCCCTCCGCCGCCGCCGTGCTGAGGCCCAGTTGCGGCACGCCGATCGACCGCCGCCCGCCGAAATCGGTCCGCGCCACGACCACGCCCAGCTTTTCCATATAGTCGATCAGCCGCCGCACGCGCCCCGGCGAACTGGTGCCATAGGCCCGCGCCAAAGCCGCATCGTCAGGGCAGGGCAATCCCTGCATCGCCGCCCGCGCGATCAGCAGGAAGGGGGCCAGCATATCCTCCGGCACCGGCTCCGCCGCCTTCATCGCATCGGCCCAGCGCGGATCGGC encodes the following:
- a CDS encoding CDC48 family AAA ATPase; translated protein: MAEEEIAGRRIQVANARPEDAGRGLARLPLAVMAELHLAEGDVIEIVGKRSTPARVVRPYKEDEGLDVLRLDGLQRANAGVGSGDFVVIGKVEPRPAQRVVFAPAQNNLRLQGNPEALKRVFFQRPLAAGDVVATAGQQQVPPGDMPPQLRQMLAAPAYALQEIRLVVVSTVPKGVVHIDAETEVELRAEYEEPRESRRADVTYDDVGGMADAIDQLREMVELPLRYPELFERLGVDPPKGVLLHGPPGTGKTRLARAVANESEAEFFLINGPEIMGSAYGESEKQLREIFEAAAKSVPSILFIDEIDSIAPKRGSVTGETEKRLVAQLLTLMDGLEPRTNLVVIAATNRPEAIDEALRRPGRFDREIIVGVPDERGRREILGIHTRGMPLGDKVDLSELARMTYGFVGADLAALTREAAIETVRRFMPRLNLEEGTIPPDVLEELSVTREDFMAAIKRVQPSAMREVMVQAPNIGWADIGGLDDAQMRLKEGVELPLKDPDAFRRIGIRPAKGFLLYGPPGTGKTLLAKAVAREAQANFIATKSSDLLSKWYGESEQQIARLFARARQVAPTVIFIDELDSLVPARGGGLGEPQVTERVVNTILAEMDGLEELQSVVVIGATNRPTLIDPALLRPGRFDELIYVPVPDQAGRKRILSIHTGKMPLADDVDLDMLAERTERFTGADLEDLVRRAGLVALRQSLSVDKVTQAHFEAALEDTRASVTPEMEREYEQIQATLKQSVMQVDPIGFVAPGMLRGRGKE
- a CDS encoding class I SAM-dependent methyltransferase; the encoded protein is MASIPLKKKNRVQPGKRSSTFLGQWSMFLRQFIKHPGMIGSVIPSSQMLVDSMLEGVDWQRTRLFVEYGPGVGTFTRPILDRLHPDATLLAIDLNLDFVAYLEAEIDDPRLRIVHGSAADVRRFIKESGYAQADHVLSGIPFSTLPDGVGEAICAETQSVLKDGGAFLVYQYSGYMRRLLSPLFEEIRERVEWRNIPPCRMFVAMKRQILAQAA
- a CDS encoding glutamate-5-semialdehyde dehydrogenase encodes the protein MNDLTQTPEMLIATMGARARAAAAQLSTASDAQKIDALRRAAQALRDQVPQIIAANARDMENAAANGLSPALLDRLKLDEDRVLATAAGVDQVATLDNPLGSVIDRLVRPNGMELSRVRVPLGVIGIIYESRPNVTADAAALCLRAGNAVILRGGSEAKESNRAIHAAMVEGIAAAGLPADAVQLVPTTDRAAVGALLKAAEFIDLIVPRGGKSLVARVQEEARVPVLAHLDGINHSYVDGAADPDMAQKLVVNAKMRRTGICGATETVLIDKAYPQALAIVKALLEAKCEVRGDEAVQALDSRVVAASDEDWDTEYLDAIVSVRIVDGLDEALAHIAAHASHHTDAIITEDAEKAERFLNAVDSAIVMWNASTQFADGGEFGLGAEIGISTGRLHARGPVALEGLTTYKWLVRGTGQARP
- the kdsA gene encoding 3-deoxy-8-phosphooctulonate synthase; this encodes MTRHVSIGPVTVGNDLPFVLISGPCQIESRDHAMMMAERLSGVAAKAGVPFVFKSSFDKANRTSVAGQRGVGIDAGLAILAEVKANFGCPVLTDVHEAGQVGAAAEVVDILQIPAFLCRQTDLLLAAGRTGAVVNVKKGQFLAPWDMAAVAQKVASTGNERILLTERGASFGYNTLVSDMRSLPVMAQTGYPVVFDATHSVQQPGGLGSASGGQREFAPVLARSAVAAGVAAVFAEAHDDPDRAPSDGPVMLPVEWVGPMLETLKAIDGAVKAPRSG
- a CDS encoding cytochrome P450; the protein is MTDLFTPPYPEPPRTKRGLMKRFLRGWHSWIHVLFEKSYTMKLGEIRMPGQTMYIANELPLVDRILRGGTAYPKHRELVRNLSPLIGNSVFSANGEDWESQRAMVNPAFAHTALHRSMPLMVAAADDLLARLDAADKARPVDIDPMMTHVAADIIFRTLFSEALDERRSNIIHTAFGRFQRLAHSASMLRLYGFPARWFEQRSLKPAGAIHDVFRPIVEARYEAFHRRGEAPHRDILQSLIEAKHPESGEPFTLQQVMDQVSTVFLAGHETSASTMTWALYMLAECAHIQTAARAEVAQFAGNAPLTAPMLKDMSAIRNIFRETLRLYPPVAFFPREVTCPMPMRDKQLEEGAMLVVAPWLTQRNKDNWACPHSFDPARFEDPANAEMVKQAWFPFGRGPRVCVGAGFAQQEVMTVIASVVRRYRLSVPEGFKPEPISRLTIRPRTGMKLMFEAVG
- a CDS encoding DUF2065 domain-containing protein — translated: MDTISVLTLRLAEAIGLYMIVVGIGGLTAPQRWRQMMDDLERSPGLVMALGFTVFAVGAALVLIHSIWRDPLSIIVSLIGYVALIEGALLLAVPGPLIRIGAKSLNFTRAWAIVSIVLGILLFLAGLTGRATVIA